In Archangium violaceum, the following are encoded in one genomic region:
- the ptsP gene encoding phosphoenolpyruvate--protein phosphotransferase has product MLTLTRDDVRLGCRAADWKAALAQAAEALVEAGRVSPEYGEGLLAREAQSSTYLGNGIAIPHGTPESRRYVRSTGVRVLQFPEGVAWHDGSRVSLLVTIAAQSDEHLDILRQLTHVLDREGVARTLASAKNPDDVIATLSRVPEKARLDAETLCLGLPLRDRLELALAAAARLRHIGCVEASFVAAIAGQQPVPLGQGLWLVFAASGVNSPALALATPERRLRDGAGDVAGVFCLAAHGDAHRALLERLDGLLARGDGERLIELSAEQVLSRLSGESAGAETARVRLLNAHGLHARPARELVQVARAQSVAVRVRLLEGHGEAVSATSLTQVLSLGARRGQTLVFSAEGEGASQAVSALVEVVRGGLGEPVTPLTETREESVPRVTAKEPVVAPVADEPLTAVPAAPGLAIAPAYVLRLPEFRYAERADDPARERERLDRALVGARQQLEALVQRTVGGEVSQILSIHAEMLSDPALRDASLEAMGEGASAEASWWRAIDTAARAQESLADRLLAERAADLRDVGRRVLGLLCGVEMPTPPEHPYILVADDVGPSDVARLETAKVRGLVTARGGATSHSAILARALGIAAVVGAGERVLALSSGVELIVDGENGRVVASPSPARRERTERRMVEQESLQRAAHGRRHEEARTQDGHRVEVAANLGNTAHAADAVERGAEGIGLLRTEFVFMAHPQAPDLATQIAEYSEAFDALKGRPLVARTLDVGGDKPLAYWPMPHEENPFLGLRGIRLTLTRPEVLETQLRALLTAAGSRPVRIMFPMVKDIDEFRAGKAIFDRVQAEVKATDVQLGVMIEVPSCALLAPSLAKEADFFSIGTNDLTQYTLAIDRGHPQLSAQSDALHPGVLRLIRFTVEAAHAEGRWVGVCGELGSDPQAIPVLVGLGVDELSVSSRRVPLVKARIRELTLSRARELAELALKQPTAAAVREALEAA; this is encoded by the coding sequence ATGCTTACGCTGACTCGGGACGATGTCCGGCTCGGCTGCCGCGCCGCGGACTGGAAGGCGGCCCTGGCACAGGCCGCCGAGGCGCTGGTCGAGGCCGGACGCGTGTCGCCTGAATATGGAGAGGGGCTGCTCGCCCGCGAGGCGCAGTCCTCCACCTATCTGGGAAACGGCATCGCCATCCCGCATGGCACGCCGGAGAGCCGGCGCTACGTGCGCTCCACCGGCGTGCGCGTGCTGCAGTTCCCCGAAGGTGTCGCGTGGCACGACGGCTCCCGGGTGAGCCTGCTGGTGACGATCGCCGCGCAGTCCGACGAACACCTGGACATCCTGCGCCAGCTCACGCACGTGCTGGATCGCGAGGGCGTGGCGCGGACGCTGGCCAGCGCGAAGAACCCCGATGATGTGATCGCGACGCTGTCGCGTGTGCCGGAGAAGGCGAGACTCGACGCGGAGACGCTCTGTCTGGGCCTGCCGCTACGAGACCGTCTGGAGCTGGCCCTGGCCGCCGCGGCGCGCCTGCGCCACATCGGCTGCGTGGAGGCGAGCTTCGTCGCGGCGATCGCCGGGCAGCAGCCGGTGCCACTGGGCCAGGGCCTGTGGCTCGTGTTCGCGGCCTCCGGCGTCAACTCCCCGGCCCTGGCGCTGGCGACGCCCGAACGGCGCCTCCGCGACGGCGCGGGGGACGTGGCTGGCGTCTTCTGTCTGGCGGCGCACGGCGATGCGCACCGCGCGCTGCTCGAGCGGCTCGACGGGCTGCTCGCGCGCGGTGACGGCGAGCGGCTCATCGAGCTGTCGGCGGAGCAGGTCCTCTCGCGATTGTCCGGTGAGTCCGCGGGGGCCGAGACCGCCCGCGTCCGCCTGCTCAACGCGCACGGCCTGCATGCGCGGCCGGCCCGGGAGCTGGTGCAGGTGGCTCGGGCCCAGAGCGTGGCGGTCCGTGTCCGCCTGCTCGAGGGCCATGGCGAGGCGGTCTCCGCGACCAGCCTGACCCAGGTCCTCAGCCTTGGCGCACGGCGCGGCCAGACGCTGGTGTTCTCGGCGGAGGGGGAGGGCGCTTCCCAGGCCGTCTCGGCGCTGGTCGAGGTGGTGCGCGGCGGCCTCGGGGAGCCGGTGACGCCGCTCACCGAGACACGCGAGGAGAGCGTCCCTCGCGTCACCGCGAAGGAGCCGGTCGTCGCACCGGTGGCCGACGAGCCGCTGACGGCCGTCCCGGCCGCGCCGGGTCTCGCGATCGCCCCCGCCTACGTGCTGCGCCTGCCGGAGTTCCGTTATGCCGAACGGGCGGACGACCCCGCACGCGAGCGTGAACGGCTCGATCGCGCGCTGGTGGGGGCCCGCCAGCAGCTCGAGGCCCTGGTGCAGCGGACGGTTGGCGGCGAGGTCTCGCAGATCCTGTCCATCCACGCGGAGATGCTCTCGGACCCCGCCCTGCGCGATGCGTCCCTCGAGGCCATGGGCGAGGGCGCGTCGGCCGAGGCTTCCTGGTGGCGCGCGATCGACACCGCGGCGCGCGCTCAGGAATCCCTCGCGGACAGGCTGCTGGCCGAGCGCGCCGCGGACCTGCGCGACGTCGGCCGCCGCGTGCTCGGCCTGCTGTGTGGTGTCGAGATGCCGACTCCGCCGGAGCATCCCTACATCCTGGTGGCCGATGACGTCGGGCCGTCCGACGTCGCGCGGCTGGAGACGGCGAAGGTGCGAGGTCTCGTCACCGCGCGCGGCGGCGCTACCTCGCACAGTGCCATCCTCGCGCGGGCGCTCGGCATCGCCGCCGTCGTCGGGGCGGGGGAGCGCGTGCTGGCTCTGTCCTCGGGTGTCGAGCTGATCGTCGACGGTGAGAACGGACGGGTCGTCGCCTCGCCCAGCCCGGCCCGCCGCGAGCGCACCGAGCGGCGCATGGTCGAGCAGGAGAGCCTCCAGCGGGCCGCCCACGGCCGGCGCCACGAGGAGGCGCGCACGCAGGATGGCCACCGCGTGGAGGTCGCCGCCAACCTCGGCAACACCGCGCATGCCGCCGACGCCGTCGAGCGGGGGGCCGAGGGCATTGGCCTGTTGCGCACCGAGTTCGTGTTCATGGCGCACCCCCAGGCGCCGGATCTCGCGACGCAGATCGCCGAGTACAGCGAGGCGTTCGACGCGTTGAAGGGCCGTCCGCTGGTCGCGCGCACGCTCGATGTCGGCGGCGACAAGCCGCTGGCCTACTGGCCGATGCCACACGAGGAGAACCCGTTCCTCGGCCTGCGCGGCATCCGCCTGACGCTGACGCGGCCCGAGGTGCTCGAGACGCAGTTGCGCGCGCTGCTGACCGCCGCGGGCTCCCGTCCGGTGCGCATCATGTTCCCGATGGTCAAGGACATCGACGAGTTCCGCGCGGGCAAGGCGATCTTCGACCGGGTCCAGGCCGAGGTGAAGGCGACCGACGTCCAGCTCGGCGTCATGATCGAAGTGCCGTCCTGCGCGCTGCTCGCGCCCTCGCTCGCGAAGGAGGCCGACTTCTTCTCCATCGGCACCAACGACCTCACCCAGTACACGCTGGCGATCGACCGGGGCCATCCCCAGCTGTCCGCGCAGTCCGATGCGCTTCATCCCGGCGTGCTGCGGCTCATCCGCTTCACGGTCGAGGCCGCCCATGCCGAGGGCCGTTGGGTCGGCGTCTGCGGTGAGCTCGGCTCCGATCCGCAGGCGATCCCCGTGCTGGTCGGCCTGGGCGTCGACGAGCTGTCCGTCAGCAGCCGCCGGGTGCCGCTGGTGAAGGCCCGCATCCGCGAGCTGACGTTGTCTCGGGCACGAGAGCTGGCCGAGCTCGCGCTGAAGCAGCCGACCGCCGCCGCGGTGCGCGAAGCCCTGGAGGCGGCCTGA
- the pfkB gene encoding 1-phosphofructokinase, producing MARILTLTLNPALDLAIRLGTIRLGEVNRTESTRLDAAGKGINVARVLAGLGHDVTVSGLLGADNETAFVRTFAACGLRDAFIRVPGETRINAKLSEPDGRVTDLNGPGPLIPAHALDALTERLGSLLPGLDAVVISGSLPPNVPPAKLADLVRMARERQVPVWLDTSGAALVSGLAARPTAAKPNETELAEWAGRPLDTPEARLQAARRLNAEGVDEVLVSVGAEGVLWAWRGNALMAVPPRVQVASTVGAGDTLLAGTLHGVLSGWPRERSLRFATALAAESVRHVGVGDPSAVDFELLQQQTSIRSLPVDPHTGEKR from the coding sequence ATGGCTCGCATCCTGACGCTGACGCTGAACCCCGCCCTGGATCTCGCGATCCGCCTGGGGACGATCCGGCTCGGTGAGGTCAACCGGACCGAGAGCACCCGGCTCGATGCCGCCGGCAAGGGCATCAACGTGGCGCGCGTCCTCGCGGGGCTGGGGCATGACGTCACCGTGTCGGGCCTGCTCGGCGCCGACAACGAGACGGCCTTCGTGCGGACCTTCGCGGCGTGCGGTCTGCGCGACGCGTTCATCCGGGTGCCGGGCGAGACGCGCATCAACGCGAAGCTCTCCGAGCCCGACGGGCGCGTCACCGACCTGAACGGGCCGGGCCCTTTGATTCCGGCGCACGCGCTGGACGCGCTGACCGAACGCCTGGGCTCGCTGCTGCCAGGACTCGACGCGGTAGTCATCTCCGGCAGCCTGCCGCCGAACGTTCCCCCCGCGAAGCTCGCCGACCTCGTCCGCATGGCTCGCGAACGCCAGGTTCCGGTGTGGCTCGACACCAGCGGGGCGGCCCTGGTGTCCGGCCTGGCCGCGCGGCCCACGGCGGCCAAGCCCAATGAGACCGAGCTGGCCGAATGGGCGGGCCGCCCGCTCGACACTCCCGAGGCGCGTCTCCAGGCGGCGCGGCGGCTCAACGCCGAGGGCGTGGACGAGGTGCTCGTCTCCGTCGGCGCCGAGGGCGTGCTCTGGGCCTGGCGCGGCAACGCACTGATGGCCGTACCGCCACGGGTCCAGGTCGCCAGCACCGTGGGCGCCGGAGATACGCTGCTGGCCGGCACGCTGCACGGGGTGCTGTCCGGCTGGCCGCGCGAGCGAAGCCTGCGTTTCGCGACGGCGCTCGCCGCCGAATCCGTGCGCCATGTCGGCGTGGGCGATCCCTCCGCCGTGGACTTCGAACTGCTCCAACAACAGACCTCCATCCGGTCCCTGCCCGTGGACCCTCATACAGGGGAGAAGCGCTGA
- a CDS encoding M13 family metallopeptidase has protein sequence MPSQKRRTPGATRAVLTASASALFAACATSAPMDKAAGPAQVTPPAAAASAPAASPKPTYGSFGVDTAGMDRSVAPGDSFYRFVNGKWLEKTEIPADRSSYGMFTKLAEEASLRTRALIEEAASANAPAGSDVRKMGDAFASFMDEAAIEARGVSPLQPELGRIASISTRRELSAALGDTLRADVDPLNMGDVTTDRLLGLWVAEDLNEPSRYAAYLLQGGLGLPDRDYYLVDNARFVEVRKQYQQHIANLLRLAGITDVEARARRVFELERDIARVHWAQVDTQDVVKTNNPWTREELARRAPGLDWDAYLGAAGLGQQRQIIIWQPSAVTGISRLVGDAPVQTWKDYLTFHAISHATPFLPKAFVDESFAFNGRVLSGAQQLRERWKRGVDFTSDALGEAIGKRYVEKYFPPEAKAEADKMVRNIVAAFGQRIDALAWMSPETKARAKEKLATLQVGIGHPDRWRDYSALEIVRGDAYGNAERASRFEYQRNLNKLGKPVDRSEWFMVPQLVNALNSPQQNSIIFPAAILQPPFFDPNADPAVNYGGIGSVIGHEIVHSFDDVGAQFDARGKLANWWTKEDAEKFKAAGQALAAQYSAYRPLPDLPVNGELTLGENIADVAGLSIAYDAYRLSLGGKPAPVLDGFSGEQRLFLGFGQVWRNKYREPTLRRILLTDGHSPGEFRASTVRNLDPWYQAFGATPGQTLYLAPEQRVRIW, from the coding sequence ATGCCATCTCAGAAACGACGTACTCCGGGCGCCACGCGCGCGGTGCTCACTGCCAGTGCCTCCGCCTTGTTCGCCGCATGTGCCACTTCCGCTCCGATGGACAAGGCGGCGGGGCCGGCGCAGGTGACGCCCCCTGCCGCGGCGGCCTCCGCTCCGGCTGCTTCCCCGAAACCCACCTACGGCAGCTTCGGTGTCGACACCGCGGGGATGGACCGGTCCGTCGCGCCCGGCGACAGCTTCTATCGCTTCGTCAATGGCAAGTGGCTCGAGAAGACGGAGATCCCCGCCGACCGGTCCAGCTACGGCATGTTCACGAAGCTCGCGGAAGAGGCGAGCCTGCGCACGCGCGCGCTGATCGAGGAGGCCGCGAGCGCCAACGCGCCCGCGGGCAGCGACGTCCGCAAGATGGGTGACGCCTTCGCGAGCTTCATGGACGAGGCGGCCATCGAGGCCAGGGGCGTGTCGCCGCTCCAGCCCGAGCTCGGCCGCATCGCCTCCATCTCCACCCGGCGCGAGCTCTCCGCCGCCCTCGGAGACACGCTGCGCGCCGACGTCGATCCGCTCAACATGGGCGATGTCACCACGGACCGGCTCCTGGGCCTCTGGGTGGCCGAGGACCTGAACGAGCCCTCGCGCTACGCCGCCTATCTGTTGCAGGGCGGTCTGGGCCTGCCGGATCGCGACTACTACCTCGTCGACAACGCCAGGTTCGTGGAGGTCCGCAAGCAGTACCAGCAGCACATCGCCAATCTGTTGCGTCTGGCGGGTATCACCGACGTGGAGGCCAGGGCCCGCCGCGTCTTCGAGCTCGAGCGTGACATCGCGCGGGTCCACTGGGCCCAGGTGGACACGCAGGACGTGGTCAAGACCAACAACCCTTGGACCCGGGAGGAGCTCGCGCGGCGCGCTCCGGGCCTGGATTGGGACGCCTACCTTGGCGCCGCGGGCCTCGGACAGCAGCGCCAGATCATCATCTGGCAGCCGAGCGCGGTGACGGGGATCTCCCGGCTCGTCGGCGACGCTCCCGTGCAGACGTGGAAGGACTACCTGACCTTCCACGCCATCTCGCATGCCACGCCCTTCCTGCCCAAGGCCTTCGTCGACGAGTCCTTCGCGTTCAATGGCCGGGTGCTCTCCGGCGCGCAGCAACTGCGCGAGCGCTGGAAGCGCGGCGTCGACTTCACCAGCGACGCCCTGGGCGAGGCCATCGGCAAGCGCTACGTCGAGAAGTACTTCCCGCCGGAAGCCAAGGCGGAGGCGGACAAGATGGTCCGCAACATCGTCGCGGCGTTCGGCCAGCGCATCGACGCGCTGGCGTGGATGTCTCCGGAGACGAAGGCGCGCGCGAAGGAGAAGCTGGCCACCCTCCAGGTCGGCATCGGCCACCCGGACCGGTGGCGGGACTACTCGGCGCTCGAGATCGTGCGCGGGGATGCCTACGGCAACGCCGAGCGCGCCTCCCGCTTCGAGTATCAGCGCAACCTGAACAAGCTCGGCAAGCCGGTCGACAGGTCGGAGTGGTTCATGGTTCCGCAGCTGGTGAACGCGCTGAACTCTCCCCAGCAGAACTCCATCATCTTCCCCGCGGCCATCCTGCAGCCGCCCTTCTTCGACCCGAACGCCGACCCGGCGGTGAACTACGGCGGCATCGGCTCCGTCATCGGGCATGAAATCGTTCACAGCTTCGACGACGTCGGCGCGCAGTTCGACGCTCGCGGCAAGCTGGCCAACTGGTGGACGAAGGAGGACGCCGAGAAGTTCAAGGCCGCCGGCCAGGCGCTCGCCGCCCAGTACAGCGCCTACCGCCCGCTGCCCGATCTCCCGGTGAATGGCGAGCTGACCCTCGGCGAGAACATCGCCGACGTCGCCGGTCTGTCGATCGCCTACGACGCCTACCGGCTGTCGCTGGGAGGAAAGCCGGCGCCGGTGCTCGACGGCTTCTCCGGTGAGCAGCGCCTCTTCCTCGGCTTCGGTCAGGTCTGGCGCAACAAGTACCGCGAGCCGACCCTCCGCCGCATCCTGCTGACGGACGGGCACTCACCGGGCGAGTTCCGCGCCTCGACCGTGCGCAACCTCGACCCCTGGTACCAGGCCTTCGGCGCCACTCCCGGGCAGACGCTCTACCTCGCACCCGAGCAGCGCGTGCGCATCTGGTAG
- a CDS encoding PTS fructose-like transporter subunit IIB, which translates to MNVILVTACPSGVATTFLAARGLERAATRRGWKAAVEMHSQLEPVVPVDSATLAAAELIVVAASAPVDLARFVGKRVHQAPISEALPDLDAFLTRAQKEARTLSAAAAVGDTKAEPSSRPSVPGKQKLVAVTACPTGVAHTFMAAEALSQAGRGLGYPIRVETQGSVGAQDALTEEEIREAEVVILACDIEVDPSRFAGKRVFRTSTGAALKHAGQTIHDALEKARVLGGKEGGQAARSGGGESGGQRGPYRHLLTGVSFMLPMVVAGGLLIALSFVFGIDAAKEKGSLAAALMQIGGGAAFKLMVPLLAGYIAYSIADRPGIAPGMIGGYLASELGAGFLGGIAAGFIAGYTAQALSRHVKLPVSVEALKPILIIPLAASLVTGLVMIYVIGTPVAAIMSAVTTFLTNMNSGNAILLGMLLGAMMCFDLGGPINKAAYTFGVGLLSAGAGAQGPMAAIMAAGMVPPIGMGIASLMARAKFSEPEREAGKASLVLGLCFISEGAIPFMAKDPLRVIPISMMGGALTGAMSMYFGVHLMAPHGGLFVLLIPNAVNHVLLYLLSIAAGSLFVGAGYALVKTGRVELPGTTEQPREKPWSGTGAGNGRATVGQG; encoded by the coding sequence ATGAACGTGATCCTCGTCACGGCCTGCCCCAGTGGCGTGGCCACGACCTTCCTGGCCGCCCGGGGTCTCGAGCGCGCGGCGACCCGGCGCGGATGGAAAGCGGCCGTGGAGATGCACAGCCAGCTCGAGCCGGTCGTCCCGGTCGACAGTGCCACGCTCGCCGCCGCCGAGCTCATCGTCGTCGCGGCGAGCGCACCGGTGGATCTCGCGAGGTTCGTCGGCAAGCGCGTCCACCAGGCGCCCATCTCGGAAGCCCTGCCGGATCTGGACGCGTTCCTGACGCGCGCCCAGAAGGAAGCCAGGACGTTGAGCGCGGCCGCCGCCGTTGGCGACACGAAGGCCGAGCCCTCGTCTCGTCCGTCCGTCCCGGGCAAGCAGAAGCTCGTGGCCGTCACCGCCTGTCCGACGGGAGTCGCCCACACGTTCATGGCGGCCGAGGCGCTGAGCCAGGCCGGGCGAGGGCTCGGGTATCCGATCCGCGTGGAGACGCAGGGCTCGGTGGGCGCGCAGGACGCACTGACCGAGGAGGAGATCCGCGAGGCGGAGGTGGTGATTCTCGCCTGCGACATCGAGGTCGACCCCTCGCGGTTCGCCGGCAAGCGTGTTTTTCGGACCTCCACCGGCGCCGCGCTGAAGCACGCGGGCCAGACGATCCACGACGCCTTGGAGAAGGCGCGGGTCCTGGGCGGCAAGGAGGGAGGGCAGGCGGCCCGGAGTGGCGGGGGCGAGTCGGGGGGCCAGCGCGGCCCCTACCGGCACCTGCTGACGGGCGTGTCCTTCATGCTCCCGATGGTCGTCGCGGGCGGCCTGTTGATCGCGCTGTCGTTCGTGTTCGGCATCGACGCGGCCAAGGAGAAGGGCTCGCTGGCGGCGGCGCTGATGCAGATCGGCGGCGGGGCGGCCTTCAAGCTGATGGTGCCGCTGCTCGCCGGCTACATCGCGTATTCCATCGCCGACCGGCCCGGGATCGCCCCCGGCATGATTGGCGGCTACCTGGCGAGCGAGCTGGGAGCGGGGTTCCTCGGCGGCATCGCCGCGGGCTTCATCGCGGGCTACACGGCCCAGGCGCTGAGCCGCCACGTCAAGCTCCCGGTCAGCGTGGAGGCGTTGAAACCCATCCTCATCATCCCGCTGGCGGCGAGCCTGGTCACCGGACTGGTGATGATCTACGTCATCGGCACGCCGGTGGCCGCCATCATGTCGGCCGTCACGACGTTCCTGACGAACATGAACTCCGGCAACGCCATCCTCCTGGGCATGCTGCTCGGCGCGATGATGTGCTTCGACCTCGGAGGGCCGATCAACAAGGCGGCGTACACCTTCGGTGTCGGTCTGCTGTCGGCGGGCGCGGGAGCGCAAGGTCCCATGGCGGCGATCATGGCGGCGGGCATGGTGCCGCCCATCGGCATGGGCATCGCGAGCCTCATGGCCAGGGCCAAGTTCTCGGAGCCGGAGCGCGAGGCGGGCAAGGCCTCACTGGTGCTGGGCCTGTGCTTCATCTCCGAAGGGGCCATCCCCTTCATGGCCAAGGATCCCCTGCGGGTGATTCCCATCTCCATGATGGGCGGAGCGCTGACGGGCGCGATGTCGATGTACTTCGGCGTGCACCTGATGGCCCCACACGGCGGGCTGTTCGTGCTGCTGATCCCCAACGCGGTCAATCACGTGCTGCTGTATCTGCTGTCCATCGCCGCCGGCTCGCTGTTCGTGGGGGCCGGGTACGCGCTGGTCAAGACGGGCCGGGTCGAGCTGCCGGGCACGACGGAGCAGCCACGGGAGAAGCCCTGGAGTGGCACGGGCGCCGGAAACGGCCGCGCGACGGTCGGTCAGGGCTGA
- the cra gene encoding catabolite repressor/activator: MTLADIARLAGVSRTTASYVLNGQAEERRISATTVQRVLAVAERHNFRIDAQAAALRRGASRTLGLIVPDLENTSYARLAKLLEHGARREGYQLLIVGSEDDERTERELALMLRARRCDALIVASALPAGDPFYAELMAAGTPVIAVDRALDPRRFVCVMSDNTVAAEALTRSVLDEHTRSVAWFDAVATLSITIERREGFRRAVAGRLERVHEATGARYDRESGARLMRELLSAHGLPDALVTSSYTLLQGVLDVLLELPSGLPRTLRLATFGDERLLDFLPLRVNSIPQRHERIAELTLARAMEAIQGRYEPGCEVVARELKRRS; this comes from the coding sequence ATGACCCTGGCGGACATCGCTCGCCTGGCCGGAGTGTCGAGGACGACGGCCAGCTACGTGCTGAATGGCCAGGCCGAGGAGCGCCGCATCAGCGCCACGACCGTGCAACGGGTGCTGGCCGTGGCCGAGCGCCACAACTTCCGCATCGACGCCCAGGCGGCGGCCTTGCGGCGCGGCGCCAGCCGTACGCTGGGCCTCATCGTTCCGGACCTGGAGAACACCAGCTACGCCCGGCTCGCCAAGCTGCTCGAGCACGGCGCCCGGCGCGAGGGCTACCAGCTGCTCATCGTCGGCTCCGAGGATGATGAGCGGACCGAGCGGGAGCTCGCGTTGATGCTGCGAGCGAGGCGCTGCGATGCCCTGATCGTGGCGAGCGCGCTGCCGGCCGGGGATCCGTTCTACGCGGAGTTGATGGCGGCCGGCACTCCGGTGATCGCGGTCGACCGCGCGCTGGACCCGCGGCGCTTCGTCTGCGTGATGAGCGACAACACGGTGGCCGCCGAGGCGCTGACGCGCTCGGTGCTCGACGAGCACACCCGCAGCGTCGCCTGGTTCGACGCCGTGGCCACGCTGTCCATCACCATCGAGCGGCGCGAGGGATTCCGGCGCGCCGTCGCGGGACGGCTCGAGCGCGTCCACGAGGCCACGGGGGCCCGCTATGACCGCGAGAGCGGCGCCCGGCTGATGCGCGAGCTGCTCTCCGCGCACGGCCTGCCGGACGCGCTGGTCACCTCTTCCTATACGTTGCTGCAGGGAGTGCTCGACGTGCTGCTCGAATTGCCCTCGGGCCTGCCGCGGACGCTGCGGCTGGCGACGTTCGGGGATGAGCGCCTGCTCGATTTCCTGCCCTTGCGCGTCAACTCGATTCCCCAGCGGCACGAGCGCATCGCCGAGCTGACGCTGGCACGCGCGATGGAGGCGATCCAGGGCCGCTATGAGCCCGGCTGCGAGGTGGTCGCCCGCGAGCTCAAGCGCCGCAGCTGA